One genomic segment of Musa acuminata AAA Group cultivar baxijiao chromosome BXJ3-3, Cavendish_Baxijiao_AAA, whole genome shotgun sequence includes these proteins:
- the LOC135634334 gene encoding uncharacterized protein LOC135634334 isoform X2 — MDNLYKQPLPPGVDPLSNASSSAATPNIPAPCYPLPSMYNCEGHSNSSASLFPVRPSSISFPSQNFHHSQPFFYNAPGPASLAQSVPAQTCFSSSLASSEPHAESKHSQISPEVSQDYRSSTISTSNQFSQSLPELTKQSPGAESQVRDVNLAHHGVDAVDNHSVPSSASKTVEQVPLNMYGEGSRNIETAAQQAVLLEQEIVTQQVIQNQRQARGTTESLEDSKDILSGRYDPNSLKEHLLKMTTVHRAEMANKRGKLVPHDNGNVEIGNGYGVPGGGAYYAAMSFTVQSRKTRDETISANSTKEDSEPEVARKGLPEYLKKRLKARGILKDDKADDNSTTTENNLEHHHLQAKSISVLPVGWVEAKDPATGSSYFYNEKTGENQWEHPSANGSCKLDSFRPPLPEDWVEATDDSTGQTYYYNRKTCISQWERPISSSHVSSSTSESIATEHESSRTGDLNHLTKCMGCGGWGLGVVQPWGYCNHCTRVYNLPFQQYSLPCLQSQQQGKNEASSKKQSEKADSKKRSSRPPLGKSNRRDHKKRVFSEDDDLDPMDPSSYSDAPRGGWVVGLKGVQPRAADTTATGPLFQQRPYPSPGAVLRKNAEIAALSKKQGSHNRMTPISKRGDGSDGLGDAD, encoded by the exons ATGGACAACTTGTACAAACAACCTTTACCTCCTGGAGTTGATCCACTGTCGAATGCATCATCATCCGCTGCAACACCAAATATACCAGCTCCTTGTTATCCTCTACCCTCCATGTACAATTGTGAGGGGCACTCGaacagttcagcgagtcttttccCTGTTAGGCCCTCTAGTATATCTTTCCCTTCTCAAAACTTTCACCACTCACAACCCTTTTTCTACAATGCACCTGGTCCTGCATCTCTTGCTCAAAGTGTACCAGCACAAACTTGTTTTAGTTCTTCACTTGCCTCTTCAGAACCTCATGCTGAAAGCAAACATAGCCAGATTTCACCGGAAGTTTCTCAAGATTACCGGAGCTCCACTATTTCTACATCTAATCAATTTAGTCAAAGTTTACCAGAGTTGACAAAGCAGAGTCCTGGTGCAGAGTCACAAGTCAGAGATGTAAATTTGGCACATCATGGAGTAGATGCGGTAGATAATCACTCTGTGCCATCCAGTGCCTCTAAAACCGTTGAACAGGTTCCATTAAATATGTATGGCGAAGGTTCCAGAAATATTGAAACTGCTGCTCAGCAAGCTGTATTGCTTGAACAA GAAATCGTTACCCAACAAGTTATACAAAATCAAAG ACAAGCAAGAGGCACAACTGAATCTTTGGAAGACAGTAAAGACATCCTTTCTGGGCGATATGATCCCAACTCATTAAAG GAGCATTTGTTGAAGATGACCACTGTTCACCGTGCTGAAATGGCCAATAAGCGTGGAAAGTTGGTCCCTCATGACAATG GCAATGTAGAAATTGGTAATGGCTATGGTGTACCAGGCGGCGGTGCTTATTATGCTGCAATGTCCTTTACTGTTCAATCCA GAAAAACAAGAGATGAGACTATTAGTGCGAACTCCACAAAAGAGGATTCAGAACCGGAGGTTGCTCGAAAAGGTTTACCTGAATATTTGAAGAAGAGATTAAAAGCAAGGGGAATTCTTAAAGATGACAAAGCTGATGATAATTCCACAACAACTGAGAAT aatttGGAGCATCACCATCTTCAAGCCAAAAGCATCTCTGTTTTGCCTGTTGGTTGG GTTGAGGCTAAGGACCCAGCTACTGGATCTTCATATTTCTACAATGAAAAGACTGGAGAGAACCAATGGGAGCATCCTAGTGCAAATGGTAGTTGTAAACTTGACTCGTTCCGGCCACCTTTGCCAGAGGATTGGGTGGAGGCCACTGATGATTCTACAG GGCAAACATACTACTACAACAGAAAGACATGCATCTCGCAGTGGGAGCGGCCTATTTCAAGTAGCCATGTCAGTTCATCAACGAGTGAAAGCATTGCTACTGAACATGAATCTTCCAGAACTGGTGACTTAAATCATTTGACGAAATGTATGGGATGTGGTGGATGGGGACTTGGTGTAGTTCAACCTTGGGGCTATTGCAATCACTGCACACG GGTTTATAATCTTCCTTTTCAACAATATTCATTACCTTGTTTACAGAGCCAGCAACAGGGAAAAAATGAAGCTAGCTCAAAAAAACAGTCAGAAAAAGCAGATTCAAAAAAGAG GTCAAGCAGGCCTCCACTTGGAAAGAGTAATAGAAGAGATCACAAAAAACGAGTTTTCTCTGAGGATGATGATTTGGACCCAATGGATCCTAGCTCTTATTCAGACGCTCCACGCGGCGGATG GGTCGTAGGCCTTAAAGGGGTGCAACCACGAGCAGCAGATACGACTGCCACT GGTCCTCTCTTCCAGCAGCGCCCCTATCCTTCTCCTGGTGCTGTCCTGCGGAAGAATGCTGAAATAGCTGCTCTGAGCAAGAAGCAGGGTTCTCATAATCGCATGACACCCATCTCTAAGAGAGGGGATGGAAGTGATGGACTCGGTGATGCAGATTGA
- the LOC135634338 gene encoding probable ribose-5-phosphate isomerase 2 isoform X2, with amino-acid sequence MLAPQGGGPSQDELKRVAAHRAVELVRSGMVLGLGTGSTAVHALDRIGALLRTGHLRDVVGIPTSEWAAASAAAAGIPLTDLNTHPVVDLSIDGADEVDPALNLVKGRGGSLLREKMVEGASRRFVVIVDESKLVPRLGASGLAVPVEVIPFGWSLTLRRLRTLFDGVPGFNIKLRTAATNAKASAFDESESKSEPFVTDNKNYIVDLFFEDGIHGDLNLISDEILRITGVIEHGMFLGLASSVIIARKDGVVVVDKAAKVNETSTA; translated from the exons ATGTTGGCACCCCAAGGCGGCGGCCCGTCCCAGGACGAGCTGAAGCGAGTCGCCGCCCACCGCGCCGTGGAACTGGTGCGCTCCGGCATGGTTCTCGGCCTCGGCACCGGATCCACCGCCGTTCACGCCCTCGACCGCATCGGCGCCCTCCTCCGTACTGGCCACCTCCGCGACGTCGTGGGCATCCCCACCTCCGAGTGGGCCGCCGCCAGCGCCGCGGCCGCCGGCATCCCCCTCACCGACCTCAACACCCACCCGGTCGTCGACCTGTCCATCGACGGTGCCGACGAGGTCGATCCGGCCCTCAACCTCGTCAAGGGCCGCGGCGGGTCCCTCCTCCGCGAGAAGATGGTTGAGGGCGCCAGCCGCCGCTTCGTCGTCATCGTCGACGAGTCCAAGCTCGTCCCCCGTCTCGGAGCCAGCGGCCTCGCCGTTCCCGTTGAGGTCATCCCCTTCGGCTGGTCCCTCACCCTCCGCCGCCTCCGGACCCTCTTCGATGGCGTGCCTGGCTTCAACATCAAGCTCAGGACCGCCGCCACGAACGCCAAAGCCAGCGCGTTCGACGAAAGCGAGTCCAAATCGGAACCTTTCGTGACGGATAACAAGAACTATATCGTGGATCTGTTCTTCGAGGATGGGATCCATGGGGATCTAAATCTGATCAGTGACGAGATCCTTAGGATCACCGGGGTGATCGAGCACGGGATGTTCCTCGGATTGGCATCGTCCGTGATCATAGCCAGGAAGGATGGGGTGGTGGTGGTCGATAAGGCTGCGAAGGTTAATG AAACTTCGACTGCGTGA
- the LOC135634339 gene encoding uncharacterized protein LOC135634339, with the protein MGNYVSCTLAGPAGGHARWVKVILPGGRVQRIDGPANAAELMLDAPGHFLVDSRSMHVGRRFAPLVADEDLEMGHVYAMFPMKRVNAVVAAADMAALLMAARKEVRRELGGGARVLPDATHVSTEVAEGYPPESEQNAARTSLEEAAEMREFRYRLSMCRSRRPTLETIAEEPICSR; encoded by the coding sequence ATGGGAAACTACGTCTCCTGCACCCTCGCCGGGCCGGCAGGGGGCCACGCGAGATGGGTCAAGGTGATCCTCCCCGGCGGCCGGGTCCAGCGCATCGACGGGCCGGCCAACGCGGCGGAGCTCATGCTTGACGCGCCGGGGCACTTCCTCGTGGACTCGCGGTCGATGCACGTCGGCCGGCGGTTCGCGCCGCTCGTGGCGGACGAGGACTTGGAGATGGGCCACGTCTACGCCATGTTCCCCATGAAGCGGGTGAACGCGGTGGTGGCCGCGGCCGACATGGCGGCGCTGCTGATGGCAGCGCGGAAGGAGGTCCGCCGGGAGTTGGGCGGCGGCGCCAGGGTCTTGCCGGATGCCACCCACGTATCGACGGAGGTGGCGGAGGGTTATCCTCCGGAGTCGGAGCAGAACGCCGCCCGGACATCGTTGGAGGAGGCGGCGGAGATGAGGGAGTTCAGATATAGGTTGAGCATGTGCAGGTCAAGGAGACCAACTCTGGAGACCATCGCCGAGGAGCCCATTTGCtccagataa
- the LOC135634334 gene encoding uncharacterized protein LOC135634334 isoform X1 translates to MDNLYKQPLPPGVDPLSNASSSAATPNIPAPCYPLPSMYNCEGHSNSSASLFPVRPSSISFPSQNFHHSQPFFYNAPGPASLAQSVPAQTCFSSSLASSEPHAESKHSQISPEVSQDYRSSTISTSNQFSQSLPELTKQSPGAESQVRDVNLAHHGVDAVDNHSVPSSASKTVEQVPLNMYGEGSRNIETAAQQAVLLEQEIVTQQVIQNQRQARGTTESLEDSKDILSGRYDPNSLKEHLLKMTTVHRAEMANKRGKLVPHDNAVISGNVEIGNGYGVPGGGAYYAAMSFTVQSRKTRDETISANSTKEDSEPEVARKGLPEYLKKRLKARGILKDDKADDNSTTTENNLEHHHLQAKSISVLPVGWVEAKDPATGSSYFYNEKTGENQWEHPSANGSCKLDSFRPPLPEDWVEATDDSTGQTYYYNRKTCISQWERPISSSHVSSSTSESIATEHESSRTGDLNHLTKCMGCGGWGLGVVQPWGYCNHCTRVYNLPFQQYSLPCLQSQQQGKNEASSKKQSEKADSKKRSSRPPLGKSNRRDHKKRVFSEDDDLDPMDPSSYSDAPRGGWVVGLKGVQPRAADTTATGPLFQQRPYPSPGAVLRKNAEIAALSKKQGSHNRMTPISKRGDGSDGLGDAD, encoded by the exons ATGGACAACTTGTACAAACAACCTTTACCTCCTGGAGTTGATCCACTGTCGAATGCATCATCATCCGCTGCAACACCAAATATACCAGCTCCTTGTTATCCTCTACCCTCCATGTACAATTGTGAGGGGCACTCGaacagttcagcgagtcttttccCTGTTAGGCCCTCTAGTATATCTTTCCCTTCTCAAAACTTTCACCACTCACAACCCTTTTTCTACAATGCACCTGGTCCTGCATCTCTTGCTCAAAGTGTACCAGCACAAACTTGTTTTAGTTCTTCACTTGCCTCTTCAGAACCTCATGCTGAAAGCAAACATAGCCAGATTTCACCGGAAGTTTCTCAAGATTACCGGAGCTCCACTATTTCTACATCTAATCAATTTAGTCAAAGTTTACCAGAGTTGACAAAGCAGAGTCCTGGTGCAGAGTCACAAGTCAGAGATGTAAATTTGGCACATCATGGAGTAGATGCGGTAGATAATCACTCTGTGCCATCCAGTGCCTCTAAAACCGTTGAACAGGTTCCATTAAATATGTATGGCGAAGGTTCCAGAAATATTGAAACTGCTGCTCAGCAAGCTGTATTGCTTGAACAA GAAATCGTTACCCAACAAGTTATACAAAATCAAAG ACAAGCAAGAGGCACAACTGAATCTTTGGAAGACAGTAAAGACATCCTTTCTGGGCGATATGATCCCAACTCATTAAAG GAGCATTTGTTGAAGATGACCACTGTTCACCGTGCTGAAATGGCCAATAAGCGTGGAAAGTTGGTCCCTCATGACAATG CTGTTATCTCAGGCAATGTAGAAATTGGTAATGGCTATGGTGTACCAGGCGGCGGTGCTTATTATGCTGCAATGTCCTTTACTGTTCAATCCA GAAAAACAAGAGATGAGACTATTAGTGCGAACTCCACAAAAGAGGATTCAGAACCGGAGGTTGCTCGAAAAGGTTTACCTGAATATTTGAAGAAGAGATTAAAAGCAAGGGGAATTCTTAAAGATGACAAAGCTGATGATAATTCCACAACAACTGAGAAT aatttGGAGCATCACCATCTTCAAGCCAAAAGCATCTCTGTTTTGCCTGTTGGTTGG GTTGAGGCTAAGGACCCAGCTACTGGATCTTCATATTTCTACAATGAAAAGACTGGAGAGAACCAATGGGAGCATCCTAGTGCAAATGGTAGTTGTAAACTTGACTCGTTCCGGCCACCTTTGCCAGAGGATTGGGTGGAGGCCACTGATGATTCTACAG GGCAAACATACTACTACAACAGAAAGACATGCATCTCGCAGTGGGAGCGGCCTATTTCAAGTAGCCATGTCAGTTCATCAACGAGTGAAAGCATTGCTACTGAACATGAATCTTCCAGAACTGGTGACTTAAATCATTTGACGAAATGTATGGGATGTGGTGGATGGGGACTTGGTGTAGTTCAACCTTGGGGCTATTGCAATCACTGCACACG GGTTTATAATCTTCCTTTTCAACAATATTCATTACCTTGTTTACAGAGCCAGCAACAGGGAAAAAATGAAGCTAGCTCAAAAAAACAGTCAGAAAAAGCAGATTCAAAAAAGAG GTCAAGCAGGCCTCCACTTGGAAAGAGTAATAGAAGAGATCACAAAAAACGAGTTTTCTCTGAGGATGATGATTTGGACCCAATGGATCCTAGCTCTTATTCAGACGCTCCACGCGGCGGATG GGTCGTAGGCCTTAAAGGGGTGCAACCACGAGCAGCAGATACGACTGCCACT GGTCCTCTCTTCCAGCAGCGCCCCTATCCTTCTCCTGGTGCTGTCCTGCGGAAGAATGCTGAAATAGCTGCTCTGAGCAAGAAGCAGGGTTCTCATAATCGCATGACACCCATCTCTAAGAGAGGGGATGGAAGTGATGGACTCGGTGATGCAGATTGA
- the LOC135633639 gene encoding ATP synthase subunit beta, mitochondrial-like gives MASRRLLSSLLRSSARRSPAPRSPAAACSAPRAPMRPSPAGFLLSRAVEYATSAAAPQSTPPPSKAPAGPSGKITDEFTGAGAIGKVCQVIGAVVDVRFDEGLPPILTALEVLDNQIRLVLEVAQHLGESMVRTIAMDGTEGLVRGQRVLNTGSPITVPVGRATLGRIMNVIGEPIDEKGDIKTNHFLPIHREAPAFVEQATEQQILVTGIKVVDLLAPYQRGGKIGLFGGAGVGKTVLIMELINNVAKAHGGFSVFAGVGERTREGNDLYREMIESGVIKLGDKQGESKCALVYGQMNEPPGARARVGLTGLTVAEHFRDAEGQDVLLFIDNIFRFTQANSEVSALLGRIPSAVGYQPTLATDLGGLQERITTTKKGSITSVQAIYVPADDLTDPAPATTFAHLDATTVLSRQISELGIYPAVDPLDSTSRMLSPHVLGEEHYNTARGVQKVLQNYKNLQDIIAILGMDELSEDDKLTVARARKIQRFLSQPFHVAEVFTGAPGKYVELKESVNSFQGVLDGKYDDLPEQSFYMVGGIEEVIAKAEKIAKESAT, from the exons CCGCCCCACAGTCCACTCCACCCCCGAGCAAGGCCCCCGCCGGGCCCAGCGGCAAGATCACGGACGAGTTCACCGGCGCCGGCGCGATCGGGAAGGTCTGCCAGGTGATCGGCGCCGTCGTCGACGTCAGGTTCGACGAGGGCCTGCCGCCTATCCTGACGGCTCTGGAGGTGCTCGACAACCAGATCCGTCTGGTCCTCGAGGTGGCGCAGCATCTGGGGGAGAGCATGGTGCGGACCATCGCAATGGACGGTACCGAGGGGCTCGTCCGTGGCCAGAGGGTTCTCAACACCGGATCTCCGATCACG gTTCCAGTTGGTAGGGCGACTCTTGGGCGCATCATGAACGTCATCGGGGAACCGATTGATGAGAAGGGTGACATAA AAACCAATCACTTTCTTCCCATCCACCGTGAAGCACCAGCATTTGTTGAACAGGCAACAGAACAGCAGATTCTTGTTACTGGAATTAAG GTTGTAGATCTTCTGGCACCTTATCAGAGGGGTGGGAAGATTGGGCTGTTTGGTGGTGCTGGTGTGGGAAAGACTGTACTCATCATGGAACTGATCAATAATGTTGCAAAGGCTCATG GTGGTTTTTCTGTGTTTGCTGGTGTGGGTGAACGTACTCGTGAGGGTAATGACTTGTACAGGGAAATGATTGAGAGTGGTGTCATCAAGCTTGGAGACAAACAG GGTGAGAGCAAATGTGCTCTTGTTTATGGTCAAATGAATGAGCCCCCTGGTGCCCGTGCACGTGTTGGGTTGACTGGCCTAACAGTTGCTGAACACTTTCGAGATGCTGAAGGACAAGATGTGCTTCTCTTTATTGATAACATTTTTCGGTTCACCCAA GCAAACTCGGAAGTGTCTGCCTTACTTGGTCGTATTCCATCTGCTGTTGGTTATCAACCAACTCTTGCTACTGATCTTGGAGGACTGCAAGAGCGTATTACAACAACAAAGAAGGGTTCCATCACCTCTGTGCAAGCTATCTATGTGCCTGCTGATGATTTGACAGATCCTGCACCTGCAACTACTTTTGCTCATCTTGATGCTACAACTGTGTTGTCACGACAG ATTTCCGAGCTTGGTATATATCCTGCCGTTGACCCTCTTGATTCCACGTCAAGAATGCTTTCTCCACATGTGCTAGGGGAGGAACACTACAACACTGCTCGTGGTGTTCAGAAAGTTCTTCAAAATTATAAGAATCTTCAAGATATTATTGCAATTCTAGGAATGGATGAGCTCAGTGAAGATGATAAGTTGACTGTAGCTCGTGCTCGAAAGATCCAACGATTTTTGAGCCAGCCTTTCCATGTTGCCGAAGTTTTCACTGGTGCACCTGGAAAATATGTTGAATTAAAGGAGAGTGTTAACAGCTTTCAG GGAGTTTTGGATGGAAAATATGATGACCTACCTGAGCAGTCATTTTACATGGTTGGAGGCATCGAGGAAGTCATTGCTAAAGCTGAGAAGATTGCAAAGGAGTCTGCCACCTGA
- the LOC135634338 gene encoding probable ribose-5-phosphate isomerase 2 isoform X1: MLAPQGGGPSQDELKRVAAHRAVELVRSGMVLGLGTGSTAVHALDRIGALLRTGHLRDVVGIPTSEWAAASAAAAGIPLTDLNTHPVVDLSIDGADEVDPALNLVKGRGGSLLREKMVEGASRRFVVIVDESKLVPRLGASGLAVPVEVIPFGWSLTLRRLRTLFDGVPGFNIKLRTAATNAKASAFDESESKSEPFVTDNKNYIVDLFFEDGIHGDLNLISDEILRITGVIEHGMFLGLASSVIIARKDGVVVVDKAAKVNDVNYSP, translated from the exons ATGTTGGCACCCCAAGGCGGCGGCCCGTCCCAGGACGAGCTGAAGCGAGTCGCCGCCCACCGCGCCGTGGAACTGGTGCGCTCCGGCATGGTTCTCGGCCTCGGCACCGGATCCACCGCCGTTCACGCCCTCGACCGCATCGGCGCCCTCCTCCGTACTGGCCACCTCCGCGACGTCGTGGGCATCCCCACCTCCGAGTGGGCCGCCGCCAGCGCCGCGGCCGCCGGCATCCCCCTCACCGACCTCAACACCCACCCGGTCGTCGACCTGTCCATCGACGGTGCCGACGAGGTCGATCCGGCCCTCAACCTCGTCAAGGGCCGCGGCGGGTCCCTCCTCCGCGAGAAGATGGTTGAGGGCGCCAGCCGCCGCTTCGTCGTCATCGTCGACGAGTCCAAGCTCGTCCCCCGTCTCGGAGCCAGCGGCCTCGCCGTTCCCGTTGAGGTCATCCCCTTCGGCTGGTCCCTCACCCTCCGCCGCCTCCGGACCCTCTTCGATGGCGTGCCTGGCTTCAACATCAAGCTCAGGACCGCCGCCACGAACGCCAAAGCCAGCGCGTTCGACGAAAGCGAGTCCAAATCGGAACCTTTCGTGACGGATAACAAGAACTATATCGTGGATCTGTTCTTCGAGGATGGGATCCATGGGGATCTAAATCTGATCAGTGACGAGATCCTTAGGATCACCGGGGTGATCGAGCACGGGATGTTCCTCGGATTGGCATCGTCCGTGATCATAGCCAGGAAGGATGGGGTGGTGGTGGTCGATAAGGCTGCGAAGGTTAATG ATGTCAACTATTCTCCTTAA